In a genomic window of Caloenas nicobarica isolate bCalNic1 chromosome 29, bCalNic1.hap1, whole genome shotgun sequence:
- the LOC135999570 gene encoding scavenger receptor cysteine-rich type 1 protein M130-like — MGTEGLLSPQTLWLLLWVQLCRGAAEVRLADGGRRCAGRVEVKQHEQWGTVCGHYWDMNDAAVVCKQLGCGSAVGAPQYGHFGAGSGPIWMDDVDCKGTESALSDCKHAGWGEHDCGHNEDAGVTCSGFVRLVGWKSRCSGRVEIRDGDQWKTVCDSHFGPKAAEVVCRELQCGVALPVSGGGHFGEGVGPMWDGELQCVGNESLLSSCPTGPSRDQACTQMNSAAVSCTQYTAFRLVNGSTACEGRVEVQVLGTWGTLCASRWDLSDAHVLCRQLHCGFAESIPGGEYFGRETGPVWRDSFHCDGTEAHLGQCPVTTLGASPCSHGNNAAVICSGPADSASLRLVGGGSRCDGRVEIFQRGTWGRVLDDQWDVQEASVVCRQLRCGEAAKAYNPPKPERGTGPVGLRGVRCAGHEASLTLCNTSLPGSLLLGGVVEDVGVICWGSRRVRLVNGSGRCAGRVEIYYQDSWGTVCDDGWDLSDAAVVCHQLGCGGPVEAAGSARFGEGSGHIWLDGVNCSGSEAALWDCAAGPWGQHDCGHKEDAGVICSEFVALRLENSDGCSGRLQVFYNGTWGSVCSNAMTPDTVSLACEELGCGDGGSLETDLPYGRVSGPAWLDYVQCGEKNISFWQCPSAPWDPQSCDDLRDETHITCNEMPPEPLAPCPNSTSCTDREKIRAVGGEDGCSGRVELWHHGSWGTVCDDSWDMRDAQVACRQLGCGPAVSALCEAAFGVGQGPIWLERVECRGTESSLQDCWARPGDGRACRHKEDAAVRCSAAPRTAASPPQADPTRGRPAVNGRISVPVIICIILGALLCLLLALLAGQVLRARAGRRGSRTAQELFPEAVYEEVGYSPVQEKQARFGRSAVLVPHGDDPAEGYDDAREVSHPEEDDGPGQGAWETPRVPEEGAGPRDAPRGGSLCSQRSARVLGAEGDTSSLSLGSMGYDDAGEISLAHPCEDTKAVTELGAQQSLSPRPGEPIPAVQVGAAGREERSVQLGEP, encoded by the exons gtgctgcggaggtgaggctggcggatggcggcaggcgctgtgctgggagagtggaggtgaaacaGCATGAACAGTGGGGGACTGTGTGTGGTCACTACTGGGACATGAACGatgcagcagtggtttgtaagcagctgggctgtgggtctgctgttggagctcCTCAGTACGGACactttggggcaggatctggccccattTGGATGGATGATGTTGACTGTAAAGGCACCGAATCTGCCCTGTCTGACTGCAAACATGCAGGATGGGGTGAACATGACTGTGGTCACAATGAGGATGCTGGAGTGACATGTTCAG gATTTGTCCGTCTGGTAGGATGGAAGAGCCGCTGCTCAGGTCGTGTGGAGATCCGTGATGgggaccagtggaaaactgtttgtgattcccactttggccccaaagctgctgaggtggtctgcagggagctgcagtgcggcgtggccctgcctgtgtctggaggaggtcactttggagaaggggttggtcccatgtgggatggagagctgcagtgtgtggggaatgagtctctcctgtcctcctgccccacggggcccTCCCGGGACCAGGCCTGCACCCAGATGAAcagcgctgctgtcagctgcacac agtaCACAGCGTTCCGGCTGGTGAacggcagcacagcctgtgaGGGGAGGGTGGAGGTCCAGgtgctggggacctgggggaccCTCTGTGCCTCCCGCTGGGATCTCTCGGATGCCCATGTTCTCTGTCGTCAACTCCACTGTGGGTTTGCTGAGTCCATTCCTGGAGGAGAGTATTTTGGGAGAGAAACTGGCCCTGTCTGGAGAGACTCGTTCCACTGTGACGGGACTGAAGCCCACCTGGGACAGTGCCCAGTGACCACCCTGGGGGCCTCCCCGTGCTCCCACGGGAACAACGCTGCTGTCATTTGCTCAG gcccagCCGACTCTGCGTCCCTGCGGCTGGTGGGCGGAGGGAGCCGGTGCGACGGGCGAGTGGAGATCTTCCAGCGCGGGACGTGGGGCAGAGTCCTGGACGACCAGTGGGACGTGCAGGAGGCCAGCGTGGTGTGCCGGCAGCTGCGGTGTGGAGAGGCAGCAAAAGCCTACAACCCCCCAAAGCCTGAGCGAGGGAcgggccccgtggggctgcgAGGGGTCCGGTGCGCAGGGCACGAGGCCAGCCTGACCCTCTGcaacacctccctgcccgggaGTTTGCTGTTGGGAGGGGTTGTGGAGGACGTGGGAGTCATTTGCTGGG GGAGCCGGCGGGTCCGGCTGGTGAACGGGTCCGGGCGCTGCGCAGGGCGAGTGGAGATCTACTACCAGGACAGCTGGGGGACCGTCTGTGACGATGGCTGGGACCTGTCTGATGCCGCCGTCGTTTGccaccagctgggctgtggaggGCCGGTGGAGGCGGCCGGCTCTGCTCGATTCGGGGAAGGCTCCGGGCACATCTGGCTGGACGGTGTGAACTGCTCTGGGTCTGAAGCTGCTCTCTGGGACTGCGCTGCCGGGCCCTGGGGGCAGCACGACTGCGGGCACAAAGAGGACGCGGGCGTCATCTGctcag agTTCGTGGCcctgaggctggagaacagtGACGGCTGCTCCGGGCGCCTGCAGGTTTTCTACAACGGGACGTGGGGGAGTGTTTGCTCCAACGCGATGACTCCTGACACGGTGTCGCTGGCGTgcgaggagctgggctgtggggacggAGGATCCCTGGAAACAGACCTGCCCTATGGCAGGGTGtctggccctgcctggctggattACGTGCagtgtggggagaaaaacatctctttttggcagtgtccctctgctccctgggaccCACAGTCATGCGATGACCTGCGAGATGAGACCCACATCACCTGCAATG AAATGCCCCCAGAGCCTTTGGCCCCGTGCCCCAactccaccagctgcacag aCAGGGAGAAGATCCGTGCCGTGGGAGGCGAGGACGGGTGCTCGGGCAGAGTGGAGCTCTGGCATCACGGCTCCTGGGGGACAGTGTGCGATGACTCCTGGGACATGCGGGATGCCCAGGTGgcgtgcaggcagctgggctgtggccccGCGGTGTCTGCCCTGTGTGAGGCTGCTTTTGGGGTGGGGCAAGGCCCCATCTGGCTGGAGCGGGTGGAGTGCCGGGGGACGGAGTCgtctctgcaggactgctggGCCCGGCCTGGGGACGGACGTGCTTGCCGgcataaggaagatgctgccGTGCGCTGCTCgg ctgcacccaggacagcagcatccccaccccAAGCAG ATCCCACCCGGGGCCGTCCGGCTGTCAATGGGAGGATCTCAGTGCCCGTCATCATCTGCATCATCCTGGGGgcccttctctgcctgctcctggccctgctggccgGGCAAGTgctcagagccagggctgggcgcAGAG gctccaggacagcccaggagctcttccCCGAGGCCGTGTATGAGGAGGTCGGTTACAGCCCAGTGCAGGAGAAGCAGGCGAGGTTTGGTCGCTCAG CTGTTCTTGTTCCACATGGGGATGACCCAGCAGAGGGCTATGATGATGCCAGGGAGGTTTCTCACCCTGAGGAGGACGATGGCCCTGGACAGGGAGCTTGGGAAACGCCCAGGGTgccagaggagggagcaggacccAGGGATGCACCCAGAG GGGGCAGCCTGTGCTCCCAGAGAAGTGCCAGGGTCCTTGGAGCTGAAGGAGACACCtcatccctgtccctggggagcaTGGGCTATGATGATGCTGGAGAGATCTCTCTGGCACATCCTTGTGAGGACACAaaggctgtgacagagctgggtgCACAGCAATCCCTGAGCCCCCGGCCAGGAGagcccatccctgctgtgcaggtgggtgcagccgggagggaggagaggtctgtgcagctgggagagccGTGA
- the LOC135999688 gene encoding olfactory receptor 14J1-like, which translates to MSYDRFVAICKPLHYGTLLGSRACVHMAAAAWATGFLYALLHTANTFSLPLCKGNAVDQFFCEIPQILKLSCSHSYLRKLGLMVVSACLAFMCFIFIVVSYVQIFRAVLRIPSEQGRHKAFSTCLPHLAVVSLFISTGSFAYLKPPSISSPSLDLVVSVLYSVVPPAVNPLIYSMRNQELQDSVWKLITALFQ; encoded by the coding sequence atgtcctatgaccgctttgttgccatctgcaaacccctgcactacgggaccctcctgggcagcagagcttgtgtccacatggcagcagctgcctgggccactgggtttctctatgctctgctgcacacggccaatacattttcactgccactgtgcaagggcaatgctgtggatcagttcttctgtgaaatcccccagatcctcaagctctcctgctcacactcctacctcaggaAACTTGGCCTTATGGTGGTCAGTGCCTGtttagcttttatgtgttttattttcattgtggtgtcctatgtgcagatcttcagggctgtgctgaggatcccctctgagcagggtcggcacaaagccttttccacctgcctccctcacctggccgtggtctctctGTTCATCAGCACTGGTtcatttgcctacctgaaacccccctccatctcatCCCCTTcactggacctggtggtgtctgttctgtactcggtggttcctccagcagtgaaccccctcatctacagcatgaggaaccaggagctccaggattcagtgtggaaatTGATAACTGCACTTTTTcaataa